From one Bacteroides fragilis NCTC 9343 genomic stretch:
- a CDS encoding pyridoxamine 5'-phosphate oxidase family protein has protein sequence MKSLNERAADLLQGCETVILSSVNQEGYPRPVPLSKIASEGISEIWMATGEHSVKTKDFRSNPKAGLCFYEQGNSVALTGEIEVVTDAGLKQKYWQDWFIAHFPKGPTDPEYVLLKFRSEHATFWIDGQFVHRNI, from the coding sequence ATGAAATCATTAAACGAAAGAGCAGCAGATTTGCTGCAAGGTTGTGAAACGGTAATACTCAGTTCGGTCAATCAAGAGGGATATCCCCGTCCTGTTCCTTTGAGTAAGATTGCTTCGGAAGGTATTTCTGAGATTTGGATGGCAACCGGGGAACATTCTGTGAAAACGAAAGATTTCCGGAGCAACCCGAAAGCGGGTCTTTGTTTCTACGAACAAGGGAATAGCGTTGCCCTGACCGGTGAAATAGAGGTAGTGACAGATGCCGGACTCAAACAGAAGTATTGGCAAGACTGGTTTATCGCCCATTTCCCAAAGGGACCGACTGATCCGGAATACGTTTTACTGAAGTTCCGTTCTGAGCATGCCACGTTCTGGATCGACGGACAATTCGTCCATCGGAACATTTAA
- a CDS encoding AraC family transcriptional regulator, with translation MYREYQPCGLLAPYVDKIWEFKGSPEYGMRINVLPDGCTDLIFALGGITQPVGSEGRIMPSCRSFFVGPMKRYSELVAYTETVHMVGIRFHPCGLFRFMDLPVQELGGQRISSADLGIKLFDDSFTERLYELPDLRSRIQCIETVLVRSMHKHDVVDKQIVFAVNHIHLYHGQREIRLLAEDTCLCQRHLERRFKLFTGFTPKEYSRIVKFRHAIDLLKNTTEANNLLSVAVNAGYYDVSHFLKEVKTLSGGTAESFLSPTLPQEGLLTYIEK, from the coding sequence ATGTATAGAGAATATCAACCTTGTGGACTACTGGCTCCTTACGTCGATAAAATTTGGGAGTTCAAAGGAAGTCCTGAGTATGGGATGCGCATCAATGTCCTGCCGGACGGGTGTACCGATTTGATTTTCGCTTTGGGCGGGATAACACAACCCGTAGGCAGCGAAGGGCGGATCATGCCGTCTTGCCGTTCGTTTTTCGTGGGACCGATGAAACGCTATTCGGAGTTGGTCGCGTATACCGAAACGGTTCACATGGTTGGTATTCGTTTTCATCCTTGCGGATTATTCCGATTCATGGACTTGCCCGTGCAGGAGTTGGGCGGTCAGCGAATCAGTAGTGCCGACTTGGGGATCAAGTTGTTCGATGATTCGTTTACGGAACGACTCTACGAGCTTCCGGATTTGCGGAGTAGGATTCAGTGTATTGAGACAGTATTGGTGCGGTCGATGCACAAGCACGATGTAGTGGACAAACAGATTGTTTTTGCGGTAAACCACATTCATTTGTACCACGGTCAGCGGGAGATCCGTTTGCTGGCAGAAGATACCTGTTTGTGTCAACGGCATCTGGAACGGCGGTTCAAGCTGTTTACCGGATTTACCCCTAAAGAATACAGTCGGATTGTGAAGTTCAGGCATGCGATCGATCTGCTGAAAAATACGACGGAGGCAAATAACCTGCTCTCGGTAGCGGTGAATGCCGGATATTACGATGTTTCGCACTTCTTGAAAGAGGTCAAGACGCTCTCCGGCGGTACGGCAGAATCATTCCTTTCTCCGACCTTGCCGCAAGAGGGGCTGCTGACGTATATTGAGAAATAA
- a CDS encoding VOC family protein: MEKFIAFFEIPAADFHRAVGFYETVLDIKLAVSEYEEEKMACFMEQGEAVGAVSWAPDFLPSERGTLIHFYCEEIGKSLERVLQKGGKVITPETEIDAEGRGHFAVFADSEGNHIGLYSDK, translated from the coding sequence ATGGAAAAGTTTATTGCGTTTTTTGAGATTCCGGCGGCAGATTTCCACCGGGCGGTAGGATTTTATGAAACAGTGTTGGACATCAAATTGGCGGTCTCGGAGTATGAAGAGGAGAAGATGGCCTGCTTCATGGAGCAGGGCGAAGCGGTGGGAGCGGTGTCGTGGGCACCCGATTTTCTGCCTTCTGAGCGGGGAACGCTGATTCATTTCTATTGCGAAGAGATCGGCAAGTCGCTGGAACGTGTCCTGCAGAAAGGTGGGAAAGTCATTACCCCCGAGACGGAGATTGACGCTGAAGGCAGGGGACATTTCGCTGTTTTTGCCGATAGCGAAGGAAACCATATCGGTTTGTATTCGGATAAATAG